In the Glycine max cultivar Williams 82 chromosome 6, Glycine_max_v4.0, whole genome shotgun sequence genome, tcatttaaaaaaaaaataaaaacacttttattgaagaattgttcttaaaaatctagtcttatttaaaatgattgaagaatgaaaaaatggGTATGTTTGGTTTATATAGAAGAAAGTGAAAGCAAACTTTTTTGTTTAGAAAGTGAGATAATTTTATAGattgtttggtaaaaaaaagaatgaaaaatttaaatatatataatgacaaaaatatccctgatataaaataatgtaagataagtacatttttgttatttaattagtaaagCCAAGTTTCCCATGCATTCCGTACAATTTGGAGGGATTAGCAATAGATATGGATTATTATTCACCAAAAATAGGTTctctatatgatttttttattatttttacattttacatgGTACCAAACTGTGGAAGAGTTCGGTGTTTTCCATTCCTTTCTGTTGGGTTTATCGTGTTTCAAATACattctaaaagtttttttttttttaactttgtttttgctttccttttgtcactttttatttttcttttaccgaaattgaatggaaaaaaacaaaacaggaAACGTTGTTTCAGATCTACATTTTATTTACATCTTTGGGTTAGAAGCTAATAAGTATATCccaaaagttaaattattttatcttttataaagaagttttttatttattctcctACCAAAAAGAATTGCATTtatggtttttaaaatttacctaGTCCCCATTAGTATAAActgttttttaacaaaaattaaagtgcCTGTATAAATATTGTTTATACACTAGCattaaaatgtattatattaaCAAGAAGATGTACTAATAAAATACTAgatagattattatttttactttataattttttttgtataatgtAGCATACTATTTTAGCATCAATACCCACAATGttaaatagtaattaataatttatcttttgttaGACAAAAATTGATAGTAAATAATCTTTTGgctttattacaaattttaccactccattttattattttgcaaTTTTTATGATCCTAgatttattttctcaaattttatcatcaattttatttttatttttatgcattttaattatcaCCGTTGATAAAATGTGGATGATTTtgacttttaatatttattataattataaccgaatgtaaaaaaatgattttttttatatctattatAGTTATAATCcatgacaaaaatattaaaaaaatgactttttatgttgttttgctGTCAACATGTtgataaaatgcataaaaataaaaaaatttgatagtaaaatttataaaatattgaaagtttgataataaaatttgtgGGGAAAAActttaatgattaaatttacaaaattatgaaaatcgaCGCTCAAATTGagaattaaattgtaattttcaatGCAAAGGCTTTCTGTGTAAATGACCATTACAAGAGACAACCGTCCAATTAATCGTAGTCTCTTCATTTtttgcactttaattatttcattttattttttattaatatttcatgCGTTGATATAGGACTGAGTATGAGACCTTTCGTTGATGCTGAAATCAATATATATTGACGCccataaaattcattaattcctgaGGTCATAACAACATCATGGTTTATGCTCTTGTCATGCCATTATTTCATAATCATTCTCTTCAATGAAGAAACGATTCAATAATGATGAGAGGACCAACCATACTGTCCTTCATTGGCTTTCaaagagttttttatttgattcatatttttctggaaatatttttttttttaaaatgcatatcaaaatgaaaaattaattttttcaaattaaaatttctaaaaaactgAATTTTTTCACTCCTAATGTActgtaataaaaatttattgccTTCAAATTGGTTGTGCCATAAAGAGATCTTGTTTAAAGAGATGTGTTATTCATACAACCACTCATACACCACCAATTTATTTCTTTCCATCACATTATGTATAGATATATAAAACTGTCCAAGAATAGGACATGTATCAACATTGTACATGAACTTTTTTATcctacattttctttttcttcttttacattCTGGCATTCTGCGTGCCTCAAAATTGTACAAGAATCTTTTTTAAAACCTAAACAAAGTGGCTGACAAACTAGTCTTTAGTAATACACTTTTAATAAATGTgttttgtcattatttttttattagatgtgTTTTgtcattagttaaaatttagtataaatcataaaatcataaatgAGACTAGTTTTTTTAAGAGATAAATGAGACTAGTTAAAACAGAGAAATCTATATAAATTGTGattcttaataaatttcatattatttgcATTTCGAGCTTCTTTGTTTGAGTTCTTTTCAAgaagttttcttaattttttaatgtttgtttaagttttgcggaaaaaaagaatataaaatagtaGCCAACaggtttcaaatttttttcaagaaagcTATTGGCCTTTGAAAAAGTTGCGACGTaacaagtttttaaaataagaagctttttttttataattataaactaaataaaaatatttttttcttataataaattttaaaaatgtaaattaactttatatttgttttttaaattaaacaaaaggacAAGCATTTCTTTTTGGATGATTGTGCAAAGCAAAGAGGTATGCAATACCTTcagaaaatttcataaaaaaatcaagtgaAAATTTCCTTGAAACTCTGTCTTTACTATGCGAACATCTCATTCATTTTAAAACCTACAAAAATGAAGTTTGTGAACAAGAAagtgttctttcacagaaataAAGATTTTTCTGCTGGCAAATACTAGCTTTGCAAGAATGAAATCACATgtcttatgaaaaatgaaatttacacGATCTTATGATTCTTAATAAATCGCAATCAATAGAAATatgtatttgaaaaaatatattactaaccTTGTCAATTGAATCACTTTTCTTAGAGTGATCACATCTTTCAATTCTTGTAATGAaaagtcatttttaaaatattttaatatgctcaagtttttgaaaaaaaaaacaaaatataaaataatagtttcaattcatatatatatattgcaattTTAGCTCTCAACATCTTCCAATTCTTGTTATGCCTAAGTGAACAGATGAATAAGGATCTTAAATATGCCTAAAAAAACCTCAGGAACCAACAGAACATTATAAAAATTTCCAATGTGGTTTCACTATTTTGAGGATTATATAAAACTGAAACTAAATATCATCACTTTCCCCTGCAAAAGATAAACACACTTTCAGTTGGTAGCAGTGGCATACCAAGAATGATGTTCAACATTTGCATCCATTAACCTTTAGTTGTGTATAcacaaaataaacttctttggTATGTTTTGGTAGCAAAAGTGGTAACCACTTGATACACCTACGATTCAATGTTCACACTAGAGGTCTCAGAAGCTTGAGCTTCAACCTGAACCTGGGAAACTTCCGGAGGTGGGCTTTCAGGTTGAACAGATGAGGATAGTTCAGCCTCACTTGGCACAGACACTTGAGTAATTTCCGGCGGCGTGAATTTGTTGATGTAGTAACTAAGTGATGGTCCAGAGTATTGAGCCGTCTGGATCTGAGGAGGAGCATTCTTACCAACTTGTAGCAGTATCGACGATGCTGCTGCAATCGATATCAGAGCAAGGCCTGCAACAATTGCTGCTGTGTTCTCAGCTCCATCAGAAGAAGAGCCAGCAGTTCCTGAACTTATAGCACTTTCTGCCACATAAACTGCTGGCTGGAAAGGCCATAAGGAGTGTGTTAGACAAATTCATCATATTTGTCATTGATTTGTTTTAATGAATTGAGCTTCTCccataagctaaaatcaacttatgcacttcAAATTTTAGACAAGTTAGAGGAGAACTTCTATAAAATCTAAGTACAGAACAACAAAGTCTATCTATGTTCACATGAATTCTTCAATTGGGCACAAGCTGCCATTCTCAGCAACTAACCTCAAAATTGGTATCTACATACTAACAATATATGTATGATTGTCTAAATAATAATCTCTTAACAATTATCACACTACCAGGGTTTGCTGCATGTTTGCTTGCTTGACAATGAACATTAAActtcaacaaattaaaagaataatacatataaaaaaacaaaccaatAGAAACATAATAAAACGTAGCATGCctttaatttagttaaaatagaaaagaatgcTAACCTCAACTGAATATATGTTTGTCTGCCCAGCAGTGTCCTTCTCAACATAGCCAGTCCAACCCGGCTTACGACGAGGTGGGAATGTGCCCACTACTTTTGTCTTCTCCCCAGCTAACCATTCCACACTGACCTTCCCTACCTAAATCACCATCTACAGAGGATTAGCTTCCTTTGTTTCTAAATGAATGCAGAAGCTACACACATGGATGATATAGCTTTCATcttttgttaataataataatgcatgAATGTGTATATGCAGGCATCTCAATTAGAAAGTCAGGCAGAAGATGAAGTGGCATAATAATTGGAAACACATTGAAATTTAGGTGAAACTGAAAAGATGCAAATTTCATTAACATACTAATGTGTTTCACATAGAAAGGCTCAATGACATAAAATGGAATTCCTAAATTATCCTTAATATTAATGAATACATCTCTGAACATAAATAATGCCCTTGAATTTTGCTAAATGCTAATTCCCCTAAAATAGTACTAGTTTTTGAGAGACAGCTTTTATAAAATCCCTAATTCCCACTCCTCATTTTTCTTAGTCATAATTAAGCTAATTCACAGAATTTGCATTGAGCACAAAAACATAAATCCTCTAATATAAGAACAAACCGTTTGGAACTACTATAGTAACATACAAAAAGGAACAAGAATACAATATTGGTGCTTTAGGCAATATAGAAAATGTCAATTGCAAAATTACATATGCCTGCAAATCACAAATTTGAACCTAAACTTGACATATTCTGCAATGTGAGTCAATGTGCCCAGCATAGATCTAATGAAAATGATCCTTTCAAGACTAAATCATTCCACTCTTGACAATAAAATTATGCTAACATCTCAAAAATAAGTAACATAAGTAATTCAAAAACATACCTCAACTAAAAAATCATTATGGCCCTTAAATTGACCAAAAGCCCAAAACAAATAAGCAGAACAACAATATACCAAGACAGAACATGTAAATCTAATATACTCAAAGGaaacttatttttcaattttcattattaCTATATTCTTATGGACCCCCATTTTACCTTTATCATATTTTGCCTCATTTTCTCAGCCTCCAAATAGACATAACAGGCAAAACAAAGTAGAACAAAACACCCCACAATCTCCAAATTGGTTAAGAAAACTCACTTCCTTATCCGGGGCACACTCTTCCTCATTGCAGTCAGAGTCATCAGAATCAGCTCTAACAGTGAACAAAGAAAACCTTCTCTTACTGTTCTTTTGGTGCTTCAAGGAGAATCTCCTGGAAGAAAAGGCATAGGTGTTGGCTGCTAAGGTTGCTTGCAATGCACAAGCCATTACCAAGGATGAATGAAAGAGAAAGAACTCTAATATTAAAGTTAAAGCCTTAAaggaaattgatttttaaagaagaaacaattaaaaaggtTCCAAGAAAGTTAAGATTTTGGTTGTGTTTTGAAGGAGATCTTAGGAGTAGTGGTGGTTTAGTGGGtgaaactgaacagaattttgTGTGTGTTGAGGATTGGTGTTTCGTGGTGGAGCTTAAGCCTTAAAGGGACAACAAGTTGTGTGGGATATGTCATGTGTGGACACATGGATTGGTGGAAAAAATATCTGATGGACATAGTTCCATGtagctgaaaaaaaaaacatctcttGCATGGGTCCAATCTTGCTAGCCACAAATGTATCATGAACCGTGGACGATTTGTGgtttttcaacaaaatttctttgacaaatatatatatatatatatatatatatatatatatatatatatatatattaaaattttattgaacaGTTAAATTTGGGCTATCGACATTTAGAATACTAAAGTGTGTGGCAGGAAAAAAATAGTAGAGTTTGTGACACTGTGATCCATGAAATGCACGGATTAAAcattgtttataaatatttccaTGGTAATTTTGTGTTCTTTTTTCTATCTTAACCGAGGATCTAagtgattttttataaaataagtaattctaagtgatttttttataaaataagtaattttttataaaagagattttttaaaatttatttattgaaataaacacttattttaatagaataaatagtttttttaatatatttatctaaacaatctttgcttaaataaaataattttctacttattttaaaaaataaatcttatttacttcttaaaataacgattatatgaaaaaatatttattttaaatcaattttttaaaatttaaacaaactcatcatttaaattatttttacttcaaaattattttctgtttattttaataagcaAATCatataaacttattaaaaaggcattattttttttaaaaaaaatacttattttataattaatttttcaactttaaacAAATCAgctcatcattttataaatgCTTATAAAGtgttttatgtaattttgtaattaaaaaaagtatacaaTTATCATACCCAAACATGTtggaaaatcaattttatttataaaacactGTTTATAATTGTAACCAAACACTAACATTTTATACTTATAAATTACTCGGTCGGTTTTTatagtttcataatttttatttttttagttttcataatttcattttaattctttttagtcTCTTGTATTTTCAAAAGTGGTTTTTTAGTGcatataatttttacttttttaaactatcagaactaaaaaaattatttttaaaaaatacatgattaaaaaagaattaaaatataaattataaagatttaaaaaaccACATCCAAtgtaacataaaatttaaaatgagtgAGTGATTTAACCTTTTTAGAAAAGCAATTGTTTTCGGCCTAAACAAACTCATCCatgattattttagttttatatatacaCTAATTCGAATTCCCTTCTTTTAACGtgagtttattaaaaaacaaatctaCCAAACAGGCCCGTAAATGTCATATACAATTTCGACCCTCTTCTTTTGTGCTTCGCCATCGCAAAGTTTGTGGTTTTAGTTTCTGAATCAATTTCGAAGTCATCCAACCAGGTACCTTTCGTTTTCTCTCCTATTTCGGTTGCAATTTCGGCATTGCTTACacatcaattaattaatgaatatctAAAGGAAATTGGTTAAGAGTTGAAGAATAGGGATTTCACAGGAGCATCAATTGAACAGGCGTGGTTTATATATACGCTTtgtgtttttgctttttttttttttttttaactttggaaTTCTCTTGTTTATTTTCCTACATGAATTTTGACTCTTCATGAGTTTTTCTATGGAAAACAATAGCATATGGcttttaataatgaaaattcCAGATTTGGATTTGTTCTTAGTGTAAGTTTTACTTCAAATTCGGACTTGTTCTCTGCATATTGCATAATCGGCATGGGGTTATTCTTCTGGCCGCAATTGTTGTGCTATACAACATGGAATCATGCACTGTTTATTTCTTTGGAAAATTAACATAGGGATTTTAAGCATAAAAATTTTCAGATTTTGGTTCCTTTGAATTTAATGTCAGTTTTCTTCTGCACTCAAGGTTTGGTTTTGTGTGTGATATGTATATTAGATTATTGGGTAATTCAACTGATAGATTGGacttcttacttcttctttggGTGTTGTAATTTGTCTAGGTATGAGAGTTTCTCATGCCTTtgtcttttatgttttgttgtAGAGAAATTTTAAGAACAGACTCTTTAATACACTCCCTCTAATTGAatgaaatttattggaaatcacAAAAGTTTGTGGGTCCCACatcatgattttgaaattttcaattaattttatcctaTAAGAGTGTGTTGTTAGCACTCCTCTTTGTTGTATGTAGATTTGGTGTTTGGTGAGAGACTGTTTGAAAATTCTTATGATGTTCTTTGTTgcacaaatatttttcaaagaattatgtgtctttcaagtttcaactagCCAAACTTgtacatttttgtaatttagtcTCTGTTCTCGACAAGACTTCCCCAAAGCTTAAATTATCTGGTGAAGTTCATGGATGATTTTGTATCTAACATGCCAGCACGGACAAAGTGTTCAAAGGCCCAATCAAAGCATCAGGACACAAGGTGCTACAATTATAACTTGGTCATGAGCCTAAGATTTGGAAAGTATATGATTCAATTTTCttgattactatttttttttgtttatttcttttgtctTATGTGGTGAATCTAAtatgttttagttattataatgtGCATAATTGACTTTGGAATAACCTTGTTAGGACTTGGGATCAATGTACATGGGGGTGTAGTACGATTTAGTCTCCACTCTTCCCTTTGCATAAACAGCCTTTTGAACTTGACTTTGTTTTTGTAGGCAGATTTTCAAACTTCTTACAgtgtttttcattgtttttctcTAACCTAAATATCTAATTATGTTAGGGTTAACTCCTctagaatttatgattaaaatttagttGCCTCGTTGTTGCAATGCAAGTGCCCATCTGGGAATGTTGTGACAGTttagtttttcttattttaactctaggaatatgaataatttgggaaagaaatataattttatactgcTAAGATAATTTGAGTAGATATATGTTTTGATATTGAAGGCTAGTTTGTGGATGTTTTGATTTGTTGTTAGCCATGCTGTTTTTCTTTACCTTTGCCCCCCTCTAAAAGATCATTATGTGTTGGTTAGTTAATTTCTATTTGTTTAATACTCTTGAGAAACTTTGAAAGTGCTTGGATGCTGTGACATCCTTTTATTCAATTCATTGTCTATAGGGGTTGATCAGTTAAGACAAATTTACTTCCTGAGCTGTTGATACATTTGGATGAGTTGGTAGTAATCTAATTCTAATTGGCTtgatatgtttttctttgatgGCCTAGTTCTGAGGTTGATGCTGCTGtgacctcctttttttttttcattgtttgaaATAATTAGATAGgtttttgtttcaataaatCATTTGAAAGAGTTGTAGTTCATCCGAGTTGATATGTTTGGTTTTGTCTGGCTGTTCTTTTTTCCTGCAGGGTGTGATATGCAGTTGTTCTAAATCTTTTATAGACTGcgttctctcatttttttctagAGTATTATGTGTCAATTTTTACTATTTCCTTTTAACTTTCCATGAATTTAAGGTCCTGCTTCACCAGAACAagttaaatcaaaattattattgcatttcaatatttttggTTTACGATGATTGCAGAGTGTGCATATGTGTGATAATGATGTTTAACTAAATTGCCTGATGATAATTGAGTTAGTGGTGTAAATTGTTTTAGCCACTGGATTCTTGGAGAGCATGGACACTCAGAAAAGTCAACCTGAGAAGCAGTCTTCATCCACTGCAACTGCCCCATCTGTTACTTCATGTcgaaagaagaagaatgaagaagctGCTTTCTTGGACGATTTGAAGGACCACATTGATGAGTTTATTAATGCTTCTATGGATGAACACAAAACTTGTTTTAAGAAAACAATTCAGAAGGTTGGTACCTCAAATTTCAtgtgaaaaaatattcatatcaCCTTTATCGTTTGCTGATGTTGTGTGGTTTCGGATCAATCTCAGATGTTTGGTATGTCCAAGGCTGTTGCAGAAGGTCAGTCCAATGCTTCCAAAGAAGTTGAAAGTTCTCTGCCTCTTCAGACAACTGTACAAGACTAGATTTCTTGCTTTTGAACCACTAGGTTTTAACCGAGGCGTGTGGTTATACCACCCAGATATTTAGTTATATTAGGCTATTTGAAACTAAATTTTGTTTGTGAAAACTACATTCATgggttgttttttgtttttactagtATGGTTTCTATGCTTAAGTATTGTTGAATTATGGTAGCTGATCCAATTTCTAAAGTGAGTCCCAACCATCAACTCCTGTACCCTTTTCCATTCCACTGATGTAGGATGTTGACGCATCACGATGTAGGATGTTGACATTGCACCAAAACTTGGAAGACATATTTTCGTTGAAGTCAACATTGTTAATGTCTGCACCAAaactaaaatacaatttttcagTGAGCACATAAGGATGCTCTGTTGCAATGAAGAACACAAACTGAGCATATTTGTAAACTTGAAACTTAGAAGAAAGAAACATGCCTCAAACAATGTGGGGTGGCTCAAACCTCTAAAGGCGTATCGTATTATAACTGCATTAAACCCTAAGGCCCATAAACACTGTGGATTAAGCCCAGGGTTAAGAGAGAATAAACATTATTATTGGGTAAATTGCATGTTGGTTCTGTTAGGAAAAACCATCACACACTATTTCATCAAGAACACCAACAAGGAACGTGCGTGATACATGGTTTTGTTCATCAATCCAACCTTCTGGAATCCCAATGGATTCTGACGTGTTTGTTTGCTTTCGAGTCTTCTGGCTACCCCCATGGCCCATTCTATCCTTGCTTATCTGTTTtgtgattattaattattttgtctcCACTTGTGGCTGAACATTAATCCCgcagagaaaagaaaagtattTAGCTTAAAAGAGTAAACTTTTTATGGGCAATGATAATAAATGGTACAGAACTCTGTCGCAGAGCTACCGCAAGAGACAATAGAAGATAGAGACAATGCTGCATTCAGGAGACAaaagaaaagttaataaataacttgtgcattaatttattcaatttgtTCATCAATTTATCATAGAATCATATATCAATGtttagaattaaattaaaaaataaaaatggttaagttagttgtttttaattgatgatatgacaattttaaattttaatttcaaaatattcattGAATTAATTAGTATGAATGGTGGTTATATTTAATGACACTACTCATGTTTCAAGGAATAACTTTTTCATGagtatatgatttatttcattaataatttttacaataaataacagtatagaagaaaattaataattaatatacttaAAAATGATCATATTTCTTAgatttaagaagaagaaaaaaatattcttatttgtttcaaatatataagaagcgaagtaataatttttaatcctcTTACCTTTTGGTATACACACTCATTTTACTTGATACGCTCTACACacgtatatattaataataaaaaaaatgaatttattagaATCAAGAATAAACATATAGTTAGTCAGATCACTGAAGATATTGTGTGAACAAAATGAAATACCAAATAGATAGGCAGAGAATGAACGCGGCTAGTAAACATGATTTCatgtgtcaatttttttttgttttatttttttagtcttcatACTTAATACTTTTTCCggtcttttatttaaaaaaacatgactAAATTCATTAAGACAAAAAATTTAGGTaagctaattaattttaattaatatataaaaaaattattccaaaaaTACCCATAAGAACTACTGACAATATTTCGAAGGGATAATTTGTATTTCACCAATGAATATGACATGTTAATTGGTCAATAAATGCATCAGTTGCATAAAGAAATGAGTGatcattttattaatagattttGTCAATTAAGGATTTAAAAGAGTTTGTCAATTAATACATCTTATAGCGTATTTGTGTTTTGtataattaggaaaaaaattagactcatttatttcttatatgaaAGACCCAAagaagtattttaatttaagattttagtttcatatttaattttgataatattttagttattaaattaaGTCCATGACTTAGAATTCCATCCAATAATTAATTGCAATATAATGAAAGTGCGGCGTGacattaatttgtataaattgacaacataaaaacttttaaaatattaataaaaataagaaaaataaaatgaatttc is a window encoding:
- the LOC100803864 gene encoding Protein MAINTENANCE OF PSII UNDER HIGH LIGHT 1-like, with translation MACALQATLAANTYAFSSRRFSLKHQKNSKRRFSLFTVRADSDDSDCNEEECAPDKEVGKVSVEWLAGEKTKVVGTFPPRRKPGWTGYVEKDTAGQTNIYSVEPAVYVAESAISSGTAGSSSDGAENTAAIVAGLALISIAAASSILLQVGKNAPPQIQTAQYSGPSLSYYINKFTPPEITQVSVPSEAELSSSVQPESPPPEVSQVQVEAQASETSSVNIES
- the LOC100527051 gene encoding uncharacterized protein isoform X1 translates to MILYLTCQHGQSVQRPNQSIRTQATGFLESMDTQKSQPEKQSSSTATAPSVTSCRKKKNEEAAFLDDLKDHIDEFINASMDEHKTCFKKTIQKMFGMSKAVAEGQSNASKEVESSLPLQTTVQD
- the LOC100527051 gene encoding uncharacterized protein LOC100527051, coding for MDTQKSQPEKQSSSTATAPSVTSCRKKKNEEAAFLDDLKDHIDEFINASMDEHKTCFKKTIQKMFGMSKAVAEGQSNASKEVESSLPLQTTVQD